The Pseudoalteromonas translucida KMM 520 genome has a window encoding:
- a CDS encoding DUF342 domain-containing protein → MSVFSFNQQTGYLSLLKHPIDSGFIATTTQLITLIEQSQYCDFEIIAVNISKLFAQSKNYQSESLIVAHAINAAITINIDDKNMVAEATIKTAKGGVLLSMQDAQKALFDAGISKGISPQALDNFLGQQFEHPAGSEYSAIIAHGRNPKKGLDAKFVRLCSTAQDRVLSPQAKEGGKVDMKNLGAIITVKPGTPLMQRVAATLGEDGYTVFGDIILAKPGKEHQLQPFEGTKIDPNNPNILIADCKGVPVALPRGMRVDDVLCFDNVDVSTGHIDFTGSVIISGDIKDGMHVKANGDITVLGFVESGTIHSKGAVTIMLGAIGRKREVDEAFSCHIIAQRTICIGYAQYCHIETAQDLFIERQALHCDLRAKRLIRVGKANNPRGKVIGGNILDALRLETGELGAPAGTKTKVFLAQHWFELREKQTEIFDFEKLLADKSAVLKNARIKANKIPTPAQRQLFLDKIQLNEQHIQTRTAQLQRQKQLIKHKIMQLLATSYLKVNDLMHPGVELKIAKDTKQFSRIYPPHLVKLSEGKITQAF, encoded by the coding sequence ATGTCGGTTTTTTCATTTAATCAACAAACAGGGTACTTGTCTTTATTAAAGCATCCGATAGACAGTGGTTTTATAGCAACAACAACACAGTTAATAACATTGATAGAGCAATCTCAGTATTGCGACTTTGAGATTATAGCTGTCAATATTAGTAAGTTATTTGCGCAAAGTAAAAATTATCAAAGCGAATCGTTAATTGTTGCACACGCAATTAATGCCGCTATTACTATTAATATTGATGACAAAAATATGGTAGCCGAGGCAACGATTAAAACGGCGAAAGGTGGTGTATTGCTATCAATGCAAGACGCACAAAAAGCACTTTTTGATGCAGGTATAAGTAAGGGCATAAGCCCACAAGCCTTAGATAACTTTTTAGGGCAACAATTTGAGCACCCTGCAGGAAGCGAATATTCTGCAATTATAGCGCATGGCCGTAACCCTAAAAAAGGCCTTGACGCCAAATTTGTACGTTTGTGTTCAACCGCACAAGATCGTGTACTTAGCCCGCAAGCTAAGGAAGGCGGTAAAGTTGATATGAAAAATTTGGGGGCAATTATTACGGTAAAACCAGGCACGCCACTTATGCAGCGAGTTGCGGCTACTTTAGGTGAAGATGGTTATACTGTATTTGGCGATATTATTTTGGCAAAGCCCGGCAAAGAGCATCAATTGCAGCCTTTTGAGGGAACCAAAATTGATCCTAATAACCCAAATATATTAATAGCTGATTGCAAAGGCGTACCAGTTGCCCTACCCCGCGGAATGCGCGTGGATGACGTGTTATGTTTTGATAACGTAGATGTAAGTACCGGCCATATTGATTTTACCGGTAGCGTAATTATTAGTGGTGATATTAAAGACGGTATGCATGTTAAAGCGAATGGCGACATTACTGTTTTAGGCTTTGTAGAATCAGGAACAATACACAGTAAAGGTGCAGTAACCATTATGCTAGGTGCCATTGGCCGAAAGCGCGAAGTTGATGAAGCATTTAGTTGCCACATAATTGCTCAGCGCACTATTTGTATAGGATACGCCCAGTATTGCCATATAGAAACAGCACAAGACCTCTTTATTGAACGCCAGGCTTTACATTGTGATTTACGCGCTAAGCGATTAATTAGAGTGGGAAAAGCGAACAATCCGCGCGGCAAAGTAATTGGCGGTAATATATTAGATGCACTGCGCCTTGAAACTGGTGAGCTGGGTGCCCCTGCGGGAACTAAAACCAAGGTGTTTTTAGCACAACATTGGTTTGAGCTGAGAGAAAAGCAAACTGAAATTTTTGACTTTGAAAAGCTGCTTGCTGATAAATCTGCTGTGCTAAAGAATGCGCGAATTAAAGCCAACAAAATCCCAACACCGGCGCAACGTCAATTATTTTTAGATAAAATTCAGCTTAATGAGCAGCATATACAAACACGTACTGCTCAGTTACAGCGCCAAAAACAGCTTATTAAGCATAAAATAATGCAACTACTGGCCACCAGCTACTTAAAAGTTAACGATTTAATGCATCCGGGTGTGGAGCTTAAAATAGCGAAAGACACTAAGCAGTTTTCGCGTATTTATCCGCCCCATTTAGTCAAACTAAGCGAAGGTAAAATTACTCAGGCGTTTTAG
- the rnt gene encoding ribonuclease T codes for MANTEQTLFAKRFRGFFPVVIDVETGGFNKETDALLEIAVSVLKMDDEGLLSIDHTVHFHVEPFADANIEQAAIEFNGIDPFSALRGAVPEEHAIKEICKVVRKAQKAAGCQRSVVVAHNAAFDHGFLNVAIERNNIKRTPFHPFVSFDTTSLAGLALGQTVLAKACRAAGIEFDNSQAHSALYDTERTAELYCLIVNRWQQLGGWPLAPLENTDTELQVDDINSDDAKTPE; via the coding sequence ATGGCAAATACTGAGCAAACACTTTTCGCAAAACGCTTTCGTGGCTTTTTTCCAGTGGTAATTGATGTTGAAACTGGCGGGTTTAATAAAGAGACCGACGCTTTATTAGAAATTGCAGTATCTGTTTTAAAAATGGATGACGAAGGATTGCTTAGCATAGATCACACGGTGCACTTTCATGTAGAACCGTTTGCAGACGCTAACATTGAACAAGCGGCCATTGAGTTTAATGGTATTGATCCATTTTCAGCACTGCGCGGTGCTGTGCCTGAAGAGCATGCAATTAAAGAAATTTGCAAAGTTGTGCGCAAAGCGCAAAAAGCAGCAGGCTGCCAACGTTCAGTTGTGGTTGCGCATAATGCAGCATTCGATCATGGTTTTTTAAATGTAGCAATAGAGCGCAATAATATAAAGCGCACGCCGTTCCATCCATTTGTAAGTTTTGATACTACATCGTTAGCTGGGCTTGCTTTAGGGCAAACTGTACTTGCCAAAGCATGTAGAGCCGCGGGTATTGAATTTGATAATAGCCAAGCACACTCAGCACTTTACGATACAGAGCGTACCGCTGAGCTTTATTGTTTAATAGTGAATCGCTGGCAACAACTAGGCGGTTGGCCACTAGCGCCATTAGAAAACACCGACACTGAGTTACAAGTAGATGATATTAACAGCGATGATGCTAAAACGCCTGAGTAA
- a CDS encoding flagellar protein MotY translates to MKFKLLFISLGITSALCSYSSYGAMRQYIADQDNSNWQVVKTTRLQCQLNHEVPYYGEAIFNVVASKNKDLTFNLDMVVRPDNYAIAGLKAVPPAWRAGTPVRDIADMKLLKKFDGELGNKTAWEMLTELEKGNQPTFYYQDWQNSADKIAVGMSGVNFKQAYWAFLQCRDELLPYSFEDISFTVMNYQSNSSKLTKSSQQRLDKIAEYLKNDPSIESINIASYTDSYGGRWNNLDLSKTRAKAIKDYMISLGVDETKVHTDGLGEKRFVDTNDTILGRNKNRRLVIQIAKI, encoded by the coding sequence ATGAAGTTTAAGTTGTTATTTATTAGCCTGGGTATTACCAGCGCACTTTGCAGTTATAGCAGCTATGGTGCTATGCGCCAATACATTGCCGATCAAGACAACTCTAACTGGCAAGTAGTTAAAACCACTCGTTTACAATGCCAGTTAAATCATGAAGTTCCATATTATGGCGAAGCCATATTTAATGTTGTTGCAAGTAAAAACAAAGACCTTACTTTTAATTTAGATATGGTTGTTCGCCCTGATAATTACGCTATTGCGGGCTTAAAAGCAGTGCCACCAGCATGGCGAGCCGGTACGCCAGTTCGCGATATAGCTGACATGAAGTTGCTTAAAAAGTTTGACGGCGAGCTGGGTAATAAAACCGCGTGGGAAATGCTCACCGAACTTGAAAAAGGTAATCAGCCTACTTTTTATTATCAAGACTGGCAAAATAGTGCCGATAAAATTGCCGTAGGCATGTCGGGGGTTAATTTTAAACAAGCCTATTGGGCCTTTTTACAATGCCGCGATGAATTACTGCCATATAGCTTTGAAGATATTTCGTTTACGGTAATGAACTATCAGTCTAACAGCAGTAAATTAACTAAATCTTCGCAGCAACGTTTAGATAAAATTGCTGAATACTTAAAAAATGATCCAAGTATTGAGTCAATTAATATAGCGTCTTATACCGATAGCTATGGCGGCCGATGGAATAACCTAGACCTTTCTAAAACACGCGCTAAAGCTATTAAAGATTATATGATTAGTTTAGGTGTTGATGAAACTAAAGTGCATACCGATGGGTTAGGCGAAAAACGCTTTGTAGACACTAACGATACTATTTTAGGACGCAACAAAAACCGTAGATTAGTAATTCAAATAGCGAAAATATGA
- a CDS encoding DMT family transporter: MPIKVSYFIMVLIWSTTPLGIVWSSDTVSPTLAVLLRMLVGLTLGAVIIAITRIRVPWNKNACLLYFYSSIGIFGGMLLSYMAAKTVPSGIISLMFGLAPILSGLLAQQLLNEPKFSAIKLIALACALIGLYFVSYNQIKHSQTQGLGLLYVFIAVCFFSLSGVMIKRVKIAIHPMATTFGALVFVTPLFFIAWLLLDGELNIQNWSAKSIWAIGYLGVFGSLLGALAYFHVLQNLNASTVALTTLITPSFALGLGAWLNNEPLSKELISGAVIILLSLGVFQFGEQIVNRSKQKI; the protein is encoded by the coding sequence GTGCCAATTAAAGTATCGTACTTTATAATGGTTCTTATATGGTCAACCACACCATTAGGTATAGTGTGGAGCAGCGATACAGTATCGCCAACATTAGCGGTTTTATTACGTATGTTGGTAGGGCTTACTTTAGGTGCTGTAATTATAGCTATTACGCGTATTAGGGTGCCGTGGAATAAAAATGCCTGCTTACTTTATTTTTACTCTAGCATAGGTATTTTTGGTGGCATGTTACTTAGTTATATGGCGGCTAAAACAGTGCCCTCAGGCATTATTTCATTAATGTTTGGCTTAGCGCCTATTTTATCGGGCTTACTTGCCCAGCAACTCCTTAACGAGCCTAAGTTTAGTGCAATTAAGCTAATCGCACTTGCATGTGCCCTAATCGGATTATATTTTGTCAGCTATAACCAAATTAAGCACTCGCAAACTCAGGGGCTTGGTTTGTTATATGTGTTTATAGCGGTGTGTTTTTTTAGTTTAAGTGGAGTGATGATCAAGCGGGTTAAAATTGCAATTCATCCTATGGCAACTACATTTGGTGCTCTGGTGTTTGTAACACCTTTATTTTTTATTGCTTGGTTGCTGCTAGACGGTGAATTAAATATACAAAATTGGAGTGCTAAATCAATATGGGCTATTGGTTATTTAGGAGTATTTGGCTCATTGTTAGGAGCGCTGGCGTATTTTCATGTATTACAAAACTTAAATGCCAGTACTGTTGCACTTACCACGCTTATTACCCCAAGTTTTGCATTAGGGCTTGGCGCATGGCTTAATAATGAACCACTTAGTAAGGAGCTTATTAGTGGTGCGGTTATTATTTTACTAAGCTTAGGTGTGTTTCAGTTTGGCGAGCAAATAGTTAATCGAAGTAAGCAAAAAATATGA
- a CDS encoding aromatic amino acid transport family protein yields MLKNKTIGSMLIVAGTTIGAGMLALPIASAGLGFSTALTLIVGCWLLMTYTALLMLELHQYAPRDATLNTLAKLWLGKRGQYVANFSVIFLFYALCAAYIAGGGAQLQDRINTGFNVSIAPQLASVLLAVLIAGVVTLGTSKVDKFNRVLFSIKIVVLASLFYMLTPYVHGQHLLEMPVEQGLILSAIPVVFTSFGFHGSIPSIVKYVGLEVKTLRKVMIAGATLPLGIYIFWQILSQGIMSQNDLLNSQGLSGFVQSMASIAHNPNVATAVKLFADLALATSFLGVSLGLFDFFADTFKKADTKADRIKTALITFIPPLGFAIFYPQGFIMALGYAAIALVILAVFLPVAMVYKQRKSTQNTGYKVRSGNIGLAIAALCGLTIISAQGLQMAGLIPPIG; encoded by the coding sequence GTGCTTAAAAATAAAACAATAGGTAGCATGTTAATTGTTGCAGGTACTACCATAGGTGCAGGTATGTTGGCCTTACCAATAGCGTCAGCCGGACTAGGGTTTAGCACTGCGCTGACATTAATTGTCGGTTGTTGGTTATTAATGACCTACACTGCACTGCTAATGCTTGAGCTCCATCAGTATGCTCCTCGCGATGCGACGCTAAATACCTTAGCTAAACTTTGGCTTGGCAAACGTGGGCAATATGTAGCTAACTTTTCGGTGATATTTTTATTTTACGCTTTGTGTGCAGCTTATATTGCTGGTGGTGGCGCACAACTTCAAGATCGTATAAACACGGGGTTTAACGTGAGTATTGCACCGCAACTGGCCTCTGTTTTACTGGCAGTTTTAATTGCTGGTGTGGTAACTCTGGGTACCAGTAAGGTCGATAAATTTAATAGAGTGCTGTTTTCAATAAAAATAGTGGTACTTGCCAGCCTGTTTTATATGTTAACGCCTTATGTACATGGCCAACATTTACTTGAAATGCCAGTAGAGCAAGGCTTAATACTCTCGGCTATTCCGGTGGTATTTACCTCATTTGGTTTTCATGGCTCTATTCCTTCAATTGTTAAATACGTAGGATTAGAAGTAAAAACACTGCGTAAAGTAATGATAGCGGGTGCAACGCTACCGTTAGGTATTTATATTTTTTGGCAAATATTAAGCCAGGGTATTATGAGTCAAAATGATTTGCTCAATAGCCAAGGTTTAAGTGGCTTTGTACAAAGCATGGCGAGCATAGCGCACAACCCAAACGTTGCTACTGCCGTTAAGTTATTTGCTGATCTTGCATTGGCCACTTCATTTTTAGGTGTAAGTTTAGGCTTGTTTGACTTTTTTGCCGACACTTTCAAAAAAGCAGATACAAAAGCGGATCGAATTAAAACGGCATTAATTACCTTTATACCTCCTCTTGGTTTTGCCATATTTTATCCGCAAGGGTTTATTATGGCGCTTGGCTACGCAGCGATTGCCTTGGTTATTTTGGCCGTTTTTTTACCTGTAGCTATGGTTTATAAGCAACGTAAAAGTACACAAAACACAGGTTACAAAGTACGCAGCGGTAATATTGGCTTAGCCATTGCGGCATTATGCGGTTTAACTATTATTAGTGCCCAAGGCCTACAAATGGCCGGATTAATACCCCCAATTGGATAA
- the ggt gene encoding gamma-glutamyltransferase produces MNLFISRSKLIAKSILILQLSVFSVTAEQITQSAVAMPDAFSAQAAKSILEQGGNAVDAAITAQFVLAVTLPEAGNIGGGGFMLIHKDGQGDFIDYRETAPNAAHRDMYLDEQDEVIANKSIYGIHASGVPGSVAGMWLAHKKHGTLAWKTLLQPAVTLAEQGFVVPPKLAQQITQYITELKNNDIDVNFGDYFATATANKVFKQPQLATTLKRIRDEGQDGFYKGETANIIAKFIHQHGGIINQDDLKNYTAKSRTPITANWNGYQVLTSPPPSSGGIAILQWLKMYELQKPSTGLVHNSTQYIHLLAEIGKRVFADRAEYLGDPDFYTVPVNALTNIDYLKKRSNDISLTTITSTESINPGLHESEQTTHFSIVDKMGNAVANTTTINLPFGSGVVVEGAGFILNNEMDDFSAKPGVMNVFGAIGGKANEIQPHKRMLSSMTPTILLKNNTVKMVTGSPGGTTIISSVYESILNAVEFNMSADEVVNSPRFHHQLWPKNVIRAHSGLESSVKAQLIKMGYTLDERHFGDMHVIINNAGKLDAASEKTGRGVSSVF; encoded by the coding sequence ATGAATTTGTTTATTTCGCGTAGTAAATTAATCGCCAAAAGCATTTTAATTTTACAGCTTAGCGTATTTAGTGTAACTGCAGAGCAAATTACTCAGAGCGCCGTGGCAATGCCTGATGCGTTTAGTGCACAAGCAGCTAAAAGTATATTAGAGCAAGGTGGAAATGCCGTTGATGCAGCTATTACTGCGCAGTTCGTACTGGCAGTAACACTACCCGAGGCAGGAAATATTGGTGGTGGCGGTTTTATGTTGATCCACAAAGACGGCCAAGGAGACTTTATTGACTACCGAGAAACAGCGCCAAATGCTGCCCACCGAGACATGTATTTAGACGAGCAGGACGAGGTGATTGCTAATAAGTCTATTTACGGTATTCATGCCAGTGGTGTACCAGGTAGTGTTGCAGGTATGTGGTTAGCGCATAAAAAACATGGCACCTTAGCGTGGAAAACCTTATTACAACCTGCGGTAACTTTAGCAGAGCAGGGGTTTGTTGTCCCCCCTAAGCTAGCACAGCAAATTACACAGTATATTACTGAGCTAAAAAATAATGATATTGATGTTAATTTTGGCGATTATTTTGCAACCGCAACCGCTAACAAAGTATTTAAACAACCACAATTAGCCACAACCCTCAAACGCATACGCGACGAAGGCCAAGATGGTTTTTATAAAGGTGAAACTGCAAATATTATTGCCAAATTTATTCACCAGCATGGTGGTATTATAAATCAAGACGATTTAAAAAATTATACGGCAAAGTCTCGCACACCAATAACAGCAAATTGGAACGGCTATCAGGTTTTAACGTCGCCACCACCAAGTTCGGGCGGTATTGCCATATTACAGTGGTTAAAAATGTACGAGTTACAAAAACCTAGTACAGGGTTGGTGCATAACTCCACGCAGTACATTCATTTATTAGCTGAAATAGGTAAGCGTGTATTTGCAGATAGAGCAGAATACTTAGGGGATCCAGATTTTTATACTGTACCCGTTAATGCACTCACCAATATAGATTATTTAAAAAAACGTAGCAATGACATATCGTTAACAACCATTACAAGCACCGAAAGTATTAACCCCGGTCTGCATGAAAGCGAGCAAACCACGCACTTTTCAATTGTAGATAAAATGGGTAATGCGGTTGCCAATACTACTACAATTAATTTACCTTTTGGTAGCGGTGTTGTAGTTGAAGGGGCCGGTTTTATTCTAAATAATGAAATGGATGACTTTAGTGCTAAACCCGGAGTAATGAACGTATTTGGTGCAATTGGCGGTAAAGCCAACGAAATACAACCGCACAAGCGGATGCTCAGTTCAATGACACCAACTATATTACTGAAAAACAATACCGTTAAAATGGTTACAGGATCGCCAGGAGGCACTACTATTATTAGCTCAGTGTATGAGTCTATTTTAAATGCAGTAGAATTTAATATGAGCGCAGATGAGGTCGTTAATAGCCCCCGCTTTCATCATCAGTTATGGCCTAAAAATGTAATTAGGGCGCACTCTGGGCTTGAGAGTAGTGTAAAAGCACAACTCATAAAAATGGGCTATACCCTAGATGAGCGCCACTTTGGCGATATGCATGTAATTATTAATAATGCGGGTAAGTTAGATGCGGCATCTGAAAAAACAGGCCGTGGGGTATCAAGTGTATTTTAA